The following proteins come from a genomic window of Gossypium raimondii isolate GPD5lz chromosome 5, ASM2569854v1, whole genome shotgun sequence:
- the LOC105770636 gene encoding 30S ribosomal protein S17, chloroplastic: MKSVVGIVVSNKMQKSVVVEVDRLFHNELYNRYVKRTSKFMAHDEKDECNIGDRVKLDPSRPLSKRKHWVVAEILKKARIYTPPSVDTAANASAKNEAPVSSTS, translated from the exons atgaAATCGGTTGTGGGCATTGTTGTATCAAATAAGATGCAGAAATCGGTGGTAGTAGAGGTGGACAGGCTCTTCCACAACGAGCTTTACAACCGCTATGTCAAGCGCACCTCCAAGTTCATGGCCCATGACGAAAAAGATGAATGCAACATCGGTGACAGG GTTAAATTAGATCCTTCTAGGCCGTTGAGCAAGCGTAAGCATTGGGTTGTTGCTGAAATTCTCAAGAAAGCTAGAATCTATACACCCCCATCTGTGGATACTGCTGCAAATGCAAGTGCCAAGAATGAAGCACCAGTTTCTTCAACCTCATAA
- the LOC105765828 gene encoding peroxidase P7: MASSFSRFSQTLLLLVVFWGITSSSNAQLSTDYYSESCPNLFSTVKFTVHSAIMNEARMGASLLRLFFHDCFVNGCDGSLLLDDTSSFTGEKNAVPNRNSARGFDVIDDIKSAVENVCPGVVSCADILAIAARDSVKILGGPNWDVKLGRRDARSASQAAANNGIPAPTSNLNRLISRFNALGLSTGDLVALSGAHTIGQARCTSFRARIYNESNIDLSFAKTMQSNCPRSSGSGDNNLSPLDIQTPTYFDNKYFNNLIGKRGLLHSDQELFNGGSTDSIVRAYSKNPSSFSSDFVTAMIKMGDISPLTGSKGEIRKNCRRVN; the protein is encoded by the exons ATGGCTTCTTCTTTTTCCAGGTTTTCCCAGACTTTGCTTCTCCTTGTGGTTTTCTGGGGAATCACCAGCAGCAGCAATGCTCAACTTTCAACCGATTATTACTCAGAATCATGTCCCAACTTGTTTTCAACTGTCAAATTCACTGTTCATTCTGCTATAATGAATGAGGCCCGCATGGGTGCTTCACTGCTTCGACTCTTCTTCCATGACTGCTTTGTTAAT GGATGTGATGGATCATTGCTACTGGACGATACGTCGTCGTTCACGGGAGAGAAAAATGCAGTCCCAAATCGAAACTCAGCTCGGGGATTCGATGTGATTGACGACATCAAGTCTGCAGTAGAGAATGTTTGTCCCGGTGTTGTTTCTTGTGCAGATATATTGGCCATTGCTGCTAGGGACTCTGTTAAAATT tTGGGAGGACCCAATTGGGACGTGAAGCTTGGAAGAAGAGATGCCAGGAGTGCAAGCCAGGCTGCTGCAAATAATGGCATTCCTGCGCCAACTTCCAACTTGAACCGACTCATTTCCAGGTTCAATGCTCTTGGTCTTTCCACCGGGGACTTGGTTGCTTTATCGG GAGCACACACAATTGGACAAGCAAGGTGCACATCTTTCAGGGCTCGCATATACAACGAGAGCAACATCGATCTTTCCTTTGCTAAAACCATGCAAAGCAACTGCCCAAGATCGAGTGGGTCAGGGGACAACAATTTGTCACCGCTTGACATCCAGACTCCAACATATTTTGACAACAAGTACTTCAACAACCTCATCGGCAAGAGGGGGCTGCTCCACTCGGATCAAGAGTTGTTCAATGGGGGATCCACCGACTCCATTGTAAGGGCTTACAGTAAAAACCCGAGCTCCTTCAGCTCTGATTTTGTTACAGCCATGATTAAGATGGGAGACATTAGTCCACTCACTGGATCAAAGGGAGAGATCAGGAAGAACTGCAGAAGGGTTAATTAA